The proteins below come from a single Treponema phagedenis genomic window:
- the secE gene encoding preprotein translocase subunit SecE, with amino-acid sequence MSKIIKFSKECVAELRKVVWPTRADVLSSVKVVIVSTIIIAAFLGILDSIFVAVFSWIF; translated from the coding sequence ATGTCAAAAATCATTAAATTCAGCAAGGAATGTGTGGCGGAGCTTAGGAAGGTTGTTTGGCCGACTCGAGCTGATGTATTATCATCGGTTAAAGTTGTGATAGTATCTACAATTATTATTGCCGCCTTTCTTGGAATTCTTGATTCAATTTTTGTTGCTGTCTTTAGCTGGATTTTTTAA
- a CDS encoding helix-turn-helix domain-containing protein translates to MDIVSFWETIKSLIKQRHTTQRGLSTTCGFAPRAIETWIAANQLPDAFQVYTIAKTLGVSVEYLVTGAPTDNTQELQNIKNTLLEVVRKIDSL, encoded by the coding sequence ATGGACATTGTATCTTTCTGGGAAACCATAAAAAGCCTTATAAAGCAACGCCACACAACTCAAAGGGGATTATCAACAACTTGCGGCTTCGCGCCCCGTGCGATAGAAACATGGATTGCCGCAAACCAACTCCCTGACGCTTTCCAAGTATACACAATCGCTAAAACTCTCGGGGTGTCGGTTGAGTATCTCGTAACCGGTGCCCCCACTGACAACACACAGGAACTGCAAAATATTAAAAACACATTGCTTGAAGTAGTCCGTAAGATTGATAGCTTATAA
- the rplK gene encoding 50S ribosomal protein L11: MAKKKVAALIKLQCPAGKATPAPPVGPALGPHGVSAPQFVQQFNDRTKSMEPGMIIPVVITVYADKSFTFILKTPPASVLIKKACNIQKGSASSVTQKVAKLSKAKLEEIAKTKLPDVTANDLEAAKKIVAGTARSMGVEVER, translated from the coding sequence ATGGCAAAAAAGAAAGTGGCTGCATTGATTAAACTTCAATGCCCTGCAGGAAAAGCCACACCGGCGCCGCCCGTAGGTCCTGCATTAGGACCGCACGGTGTAAGCGCGCCGCAGTTTGTGCAGCAATTTAATGACCGCACGAAATCTATGGAACCCGGAATGATCATTCCCGTGGTTATCACTGTATATGCGGATAAAAGCTTTACCTTTATCCTTAAAACCCCACCTGCGTCGGTTTTAATTAAGAAAGCTTGTAATATCCAAAAAGGTTCTGCAAGTTCGGTTACTCAGAAGGTGGCAAAACTTTCCAAAGCTAAACTTGAAGAAATCGCAAAGACTAAGTTGCCCGATGTTACCGCAAATGATCTTGAAGCGGCAAAAAAAATTGTTGCCGGAACAGCGCGCAGTATGGGCGTAGAGGTGGAGCGTTAG
- the nusG gene encoding transcription termination/antitermination protein NusG → MAKEWYILHTFSGYENKIERTIRTLISNGEIPQDVIFDIKIPEEVLTEIKDGKKKTVKRKFLPGYLLVEMDLPEMDWKAVCNSVRRIHGVTGFLGTGGNAKPQPVSAAEAKSILQKTGEIKGDKTARFARTFTVGQQVKIIDGPFATFSGEVEEVMADRNKLRVMVTIFGRTTPVELEMLQVEAI, encoded by the coding sequence ATGGCTAAAGAATGGTATATTTTGCATACCTTCTCCGGGTATGAAAATAAAATAGAACGGACAATCAGAACGCTCATTTCAAACGGTGAAATTCCTCAAGATGTAATATTTGATATAAAAATTCCGGAAGAAGTTTTAACTGAAATTAAAGACGGCAAGAAAAAGACTGTTAAAAGAAAGTTTTTGCCCGGGTATCTTTTGGTTGAGATGGATTTGCCGGAGATGGACTGGAAGGCTGTTTGCAATTCGGTGCGAAGAATACATGGTGTTACCGGTTTTCTCGGGACGGGCGGAAATGCAAAACCGCAGCCTGTTTCCGCTGCGGAAGCTAAAAGTATTCTTCAGAAAACGGGAGAAATTAAAGGGGATAAAACTGCACGATTTGCTAGGACTTTTACGGTTGGCCAGCAGGTTAAAATTATTGACGGGCCCTTTGCCACTTTTTCCGGCGAGGTTGAAGAGGTTATGGCGGATCGTAATAAACTACGCGTTATGGTTACAATTTTCGGCAGAACAACTCCTGTCGAACTCGAAATGCTTCAGGTCGAAGCTATTTAA
- a CDS encoding MaoC family dehydratase, translating to MSNIKELKVGDFVEISRTVSEADIVLFGAVSGDLNPAHFNEEYAKNTIFKGRIAHGMISAGYISAVIGMHLPGPGTIYLSQNLKFLKPVRIGDTITARVEVVDINIEKNRVGLKTECLNANEQVVVTGDALVMPPMI from the coding sequence ATGTCAAATATAAAAGAGCTTAAAGTAGGAGATTTTGTAGAGATATCAAGAACTGTGAGTGAAGCAGATATTGTGCTGTTTGGTGCGGTTAGCGGAGATTTAAATCCTGCACATTTTAATGAAGAATATGCTAAAAACACTATATTTAAGGGCAGAATTGCACATGGTATGATTAGTGCTGGATATATTTCGGCTGTAATCGGAATGCATTTGCCAGGACCTGGTACTATTTATCTATCGCAGAATTTGAAATTTTTAAAACCTGTTCGTATTGGCGATACTATTACAGCACGTGTGGAAGTGGTGGATATCAATATAGAAAAAAACAGAGTTGGTTTAAAAACCGAATGTTTAAATGCAAATGAGCAAGTTGTTGTAACTGGCGATGCTCTTGTGATGCCACCTATGATTTGA
- a CDS encoding flavodoxin has product MAKIAVVFWSGTGNTEVMANCILDGLKAGGADAELFNVSDFSADKLDSYDKIAFGCPAMGSEELEPDEFEPFFASIEGKLAGKKIALFGSYEWAGEGAGGAWMDSWIERCDKAGASVFEGKGEIAYDNPSEEAQESCKEFGKRFAQ; this is encoded by the coding sequence ATGGCAAAAATAGCAGTGGTGTTTTGGAGTGGCACCGGAAATACGGAAGTCATGGCAAATTGTATTCTTGACGGTTTGAAAGCGGGCGGTGCGGATGCCGAGTTGTTTAATGTGTCTGATTTTAGTGCCGATAAGCTGGACTCATATGATAAAATAGCTTTCGGGTGCCCTGCAATGGGTTCGGAAGAGCTTGAGCCGGATGAGTTTGAGCCTTTTTTTGCCTCAATTGAGGGAAAGCTTGCTGGTAAAAAAATAGCGTTGTTCGGCTCTTATGAATGGGCGGGCGAAGGTGCCGGCGGTGCATGGATGGACAGCTGGATTGAGCGCTGTGATAAAGCGGGTGCAAGTGTTTTTGAAGGTAAGGGAGAGATCGCTTACGATAACCCCAGCGAAGAAGCTCAGGAAAGTTGTAAAGAGTTCGGCAAACGCTTTGCGCAATAA
- a CDS encoding helix-turn-helix domain-containing protein produces the protein MSDNASFFYERIKTLVKSQQKVTLQAFIEEVGINYNSYTSARQYGNILRGDECVKIAQALNVSVEYLVTGQTTENAQKLQKIKNALLELADEVDTIQ, from the coding sequence ATGAGTGATAATGCCTCTTTTTTTTATGAGAGAATAAAAACACTGGTTAAGTCTCAACAAAAAGTTACGCTACAAGCGTTTATCGAAGAGGTTGGAATAAACTATAATTCCTACACTTCCGCTCGCCAATACGGGAATATTCTGCGAGGAGATGAATGCGTAAAAATCGCTCAAGCACTTAATGTATCAGTAGAATACTTAGTAACCGGACAAACCACTGAAAACGCTCAAAAACTGCAAAAGATAAAAAACGCACTACTGGAACTTGCCGATGAGGTAGACACAATACAATAA
- the rpmG gene encoding 50S ribosomal protein L33, which translates to MAKKTAVELIALQCSECKRKNYTTAKNKKNIQGKLELNKYCPFDHKHTLHKEAKIK; encoded by the coding sequence ATGGCAAAAAAAACAGCAGTTGAGCTTATCGCATTGCAGTGTTCGGAATGTAAACGAAAAAACTATACCACGGCAAAAAATAAGAAAAATATCCAAGGCAAGCTTGAGTTAAATAAGTATTGTCCTTTTGATCACAAGCACACTTTGCATAAAGAAGCAAAGATAAAATAA
- a CDS encoding tyrosine-type recombinase/integrase — translation MRGYPFTLFKRKNSPYYYVRFKNEKTGKYFTTQYSTKEKTKAEALKVAIDWLINGIGTTQKKSLQILTIVNLCQTEINTKEEAELILKILQKKGLLKTYVLPDATNDISFIDYLKQYWDWDNSEALKEKRRKEKSIHKTYVYIQNTRIDRYYVSFFKDKALGALTKKDFKNFIDIVLQPLNISFGTKNNILRTARTALKYAYDNEIIQDDIMAGLVFFGGKTKKRDILPPETVRAVFQAKWNDRRAYLANLLAMITGLRVGEVQGLRRKDLGESCIYLRNSWSPIDKLKVPKNTEPRIVVVPRFLIQSLIDLVNNTPHPYSEDNYVFWSTARADNPIDRKLILLELRAALQNIGMSKEESEKYCFHGWRHFYASHMKGKIEDKLLQSQTGHKTLAMLNHYSDHEMQDDFQKIAKAQNDTFGNLLPDVL, via the coding sequence ATGCGGGGCTATCCTTTTACCTTGTTTAAACGCAAGAATTCGCCTTATTACTATGTCAGGTTTAAAAACGAAAAGACGGGAAAATATTTTACGACTCAATACAGCACCAAAGAGAAAACAAAAGCGGAAGCTTTAAAAGTAGCTATTGATTGGCTCATTAACGGAATCGGGACAACTCAGAAAAAAAGCCTGCAAATCTTAACTATTGTCAATTTGTGTCAGACTGAAATAAACACAAAAGAAGAGGCAGAACTTATTCTAAAGATTTTACAAAAAAAAGGCTTACTGAAAACCTATGTACTGCCTGATGCTACAAACGATATTTCATTTATCGATTATTTAAAGCAATATTGGGACTGGGACAACAGCGAGGCGCTCAAAGAAAAAAGACGAAAAGAAAAAAGTATACACAAAACTTATGTGTATATACAAAATACGCGTATTGATAGATACTATGTTTCCTTCTTTAAAGACAAAGCATTAGGAGCTTTAACAAAAAAAGACTTTAAAAATTTTATAGATATTGTTTTACAACCACTTAACATTTCTTTTGGTACAAAAAATAATATTCTAAGAACCGCACGCACTGCTTTAAAATATGCATATGACAACGAAATTATTCAAGATGACATTATGGCTGGATTGGTCTTTTTTGGTGGAAAAACAAAAAAACGGGATATTCTTCCTCCGGAAACAGTAAGAGCTGTTTTTCAAGCCAAATGGAATGATAGAAGGGCGTATCTTGCAAACCTTCTAGCAATGATTACAGGGCTCCGTGTTGGAGAAGTTCAAGGGCTAAGACGTAAAGACTTGGGAGAATCCTGCATATACTTACGTAATTCTTGGAGCCCTATTGATAAATTGAAAGTACCTAAAAATACAGAACCTCGTATTGTTGTAGTGCCGCGATTTTTAATACAAAGCTTAATCGACTTGGTAAATAATACGCCCCATCCTTATAGCGAAGACAACTATGTTTTTTGGTCAACGGCGAGAGCAGACAACCCTATTGACCGTAAGCTGATTCTTCTTGAACTTAGAGCTGCACTGCAAAACATAGGGATGAGTAAAGAAGAAAGCGAAAAATACTGTTTCCATGGTTGGCGGCACTTTTACGCATCCCACATGAAAGGCAAAATTGAAGATAAACTCTTACAATCACAAACAGGGCACAAAACCCTTGCGATGCTCAATCATTACTCCGACCATGAAATGCAAGATGATTTTCAGAAAATCGCAAAGGCGCAAAATGACACATTCGGCAATCTTTTACCGGATGTATTATAA
- a CDS encoding ISNCY family transposase, whose amino-acid sequence MKLFMSIDQITRGHVIANCLEGRCTVQQAALRLNLSRRRVQQLKKAFKEKGAVAMLHGNSQRPSAKKTSKEIEQRLLALRSDPALSKSNFLHFHEIVTGEYQLQLSYSTLPRILLSHGIYSPKKRRTRKKVHKTRNRRACFGELLQVDATPFPWFGGKEKSALHAFIDDARGMITGLYLCKNECLLGYLEVLRQTLENYGLPAALYPDKCSVFFVNAKKQLSIEEQLQGTEEQVTQFGKIIKYLGIDMFPAHSSQAKGRVERLWQTLQSRLPVEFARRGITTIEQANQFLKEYIGIFNKQFGVPACDSYSMFVPTPKTLDLDKLLSSVITRKLSSGSTISIKNHLFKIEQNKFGAGTMVNVLISQKHGIRALIHDEFYPIVPLDDIYRTDTVGRTGDLPQVVIDLIYEFLLKDAKAG is encoded by the coding sequence ATGAAATTATTTATGAGCATTGATCAAATTACACGAGGACATGTTATCGCCAACTGCCTAGAGGGGAGATGTACGGTACAACAAGCTGCGCTTCGATTAAACCTTTCACGAAGACGCGTACAGCAATTAAAAAAGGCGTTCAAAGAAAAGGGTGCAGTCGCAATGCTGCATGGCAACAGTCAGCGTCCCTCTGCAAAGAAGACCTCGAAAGAAATTGAGCAGCGATTACTTGCGCTGCGAAGCGATCCCGCATTGTCAAAAAGCAATTTTTTGCATTTTCATGAAATAGTAACTGGAGAATATCAATTGCAGCTGTCATATTCGACTCTGCCCCGTATTCTGTTATCACATGGAATTTATTCACCAAAGAAAAGACGAACACGAAAGAAGGTGCATAAAACGCGCAATAGAAGAGCTTGCTTCGGAGAGCTGTTGCAAGTGGACGCAACCCCGTTTCCTTGGTTCGGCGGGAAAGAAAAATCCGCATTACATGCTTTTATTGATGATGCGCGCGGAATGATTACCGGTCTTTATTTATGCAAAAACGAGTGCCTGCTCGGATATTTAGAAGTTCTGCGGCAGACACTCGAAAATTACGGACTCCCTGCCGCTCTTTATCCGGATAAGTGTAGCGTTTTTTTTGTTAATGCAAAAAAACAGTTATCCATTGAGGAGCAATTACAAGGAACCGAGGAACAAGTAACACAATTCGGCAAAATTATCAAGTACTTAGGAATCGATATGTTCCCGGCTCATTCATCACAAGCAAAAGGACGTGTTGAGCGATTATGGCAAACTTTACAAAGCCGACTCCCTGTTGAATTTGCACGACGCGGAATTACAACCATAGAGCAAGCAAATCAATTCTTAAAAGAGTATATCGGTATTTTCAACAAACAGTTTGGTGTTCCTGCCTGCGATTCATATTCAATGTTTGTACCGACGCCAAAAACACTCGATCTTGATAAACTGTTGTCATCGGTTATTACGCGCAAACTTTCAAGCGGATCTACCATCTCAATCAAAAACCATTTGTTTAAAATTGAGCAGAATAAATTCGGCGCAGGCACAATGGTAAATGTATTGATTTCCCAAAAGCATGGTATACGCGCTTTAATACATGATGAATTCTATCCGATTGTACCGCTCGATGATATATACCGAACCGATACGGTTGGACGAACCGGAGACCTGCCTCAAGTAGTTATTGACTTGATTTATGAATTCTTACTTAAAGATGCAAAAGCAGGATAA
- a CDS encoding CPBP family glutamic-type intramembrane protease translates to MEKAAAIPPVPTGSYEKLLFALRVFFFALYEEVLYRWYLPERGKLVLKTVNTSLSFGQKVIIECFPLLLFAAAHRYLGIGAVVFAFVMGTMFRMLILAVRKKGISVLCALLIAACIHFCWNIGVYFFVWK, encoded by the coding sequence ATGGAAAAGGCAGCTGCTATTCCTCCCGTTCCGACAGGCAGTTATGAAAAACTGCTTTTTGCCTTACGGGTGTTTTTCTTTGCGTTATATGAGGAAGTGCTATATCGCTGGTATTTACCCGAACGGGGAAAATTAGTTTTAAAAACGGTCAACACTTCACTATCTTTTGGACAAAAAGTTATAATAGAATGCTTCCCGCTCTTGCTATTTGCTGCGGCTCATCGGTATCTCGGCATAGGCGCCGTAGTGTTTGCTTTTGTGATGGGGACAATGTTTAGAATGCTCATTCTCGCAGTGCGGAAAAAAGGGATTTCTGTTCTTTGTGCCCTGCTCATAGCTGCCTGTATTCACTTTTGCTGGAATATCGGTGTGTATTTTTTCGTTTGGAAATGA
- a CDS encoding CHAP domain-containing protein: protein MSLDEFVKKYLGKKVDYDGHYGAQCVDLFRQYCKDVLKIPHTGGVIGASELYTKYEKLPLEMKYFERIPRTKGKPQAGDVAVFMPTKGNKYGHVAIVISADKETLTVFEQDGFAQTGTYIVTRSYTYILGFLRKKEGIG, encoded by the coding sequence ATGAGCTTAGATGAGTTTGTAAAAAAATATCTCGGGAAAAAAGTAGACTATGACGGGCATTACGGCGCACAGTGCGTTGACCTTTTCCGGCAGTACTGTAAGGACGTGCTGAAAATCCCGCACACAGGCGGAGTAATCGGCGCAAGCGAGTTATATACAAAATATGAAAAGCTGCCGCTAGAGATGAAGTATTTCGAGCGAATACCGCGTACAAAAGGAAAGCCGCAAGCAGGGGACGTTGCAGTTTTTATGCCGACAAAAGGGAATAAATACGGGCACGTGGCAATTGTTATCAGTGCCGACAAGGAAACACTGACCGTATTTGAACAGGATGGCTTTGCACAAACGGGGACGTATATTGTTACCCGATCGTATACCTATATTTTAGGTTTTTTGCGAAAAAAGGAAGGGATTGGATGA
- a CDS encoding GntP family permease, whose protein sequence is MLGVIGIIVSLVLLMYLAYKGFSVIAIAPLLALLATVFVAISTGGDFHLMATYTQIFMKSVGNFVASFFPIFLLGAILGKFLEDSKSAAAISKFITTKLGESSAILAIMVTCAVLTYGGVSLFVVVFAIYPIGVSLFKASGIPKRFLPGTIALGAFTFTMTALPGSPQIQNTIPMKFFGTDAFAAPILGLIASLIMAVGGILWLNYRAKSAMAKGEGYGDHDMDNKSEQVNQESDLPNTMVAFLPIIVVLGLNFILSKMVYPHMDLSYLEADRYSTTAKAVIGNWSLIASLVSGILVTIVFNLKRIDSVLKTLTTGVSGSFLAIFNTASETGYGNVIASLASFVIIKDALMSVSSNILVNEAISVSALAGVTGSASGGLSIALGVLGETYMKMASQVGIDPQVLHRVASIACGGLDTLPHNGAVITLLGITGMTHKESYIDIGMCTVVIPTISVITIILLSSLGIV, encoded by the coding sequence ATGTTAGGAGTTATAGGCATTATCGTTTCGCTAGTTTTGCTGATGTATTTAGCGTATAAAGGTTTTTCAGTTATAGCTATAGCACCATTACTAGCATTATTGGCAACCGTATTTGTTGCAATATCTACTGGTGGAGATTTCCATTTGATGGCAACATATACACAGATTTTTATGAAAAGTGTAGGTAATTTCGTCGCTTCATTCTTTCCAATTTTCCTACTGGGTGCGATTTTGGGGAAATTTTTGGAAGATTCCAAAAGTGCTGCGGCAATTTCAAAGTTTATCACAACTAAATTAGGCGAAAGTAGTGCTATTTTAGCGATTATGGTAACTTGTGCTGTGTTGACATATGGCGGTGTATCTTTGTTTGTAGTAGTATTTGCGATTTATCCAATAGGTGTGAGCTTGTTTAAAGCTTCTGGGATTCCAAAGAGATTTTTGCCTGGAACTATAGCACTTGGAGCTTTTACATTTACTATGACTGCACTTCCTGGTTCTCCACAAATTCAAAATACCATACCGATGAAATTTTTTGGTACTGATGCATTTGCAGCTCCTATTTTGGGCTTGATTGCAAGTTTGATAATGGCAGTAGGTGGTATTTTATGGCTAAATTATAGAGCTAAATCTGCTATGGCAAAAGGTGAGGGCTACGGCGATCATGATATGGACAATAAAAGTGAACAAGTAAATCAGGAATCTGATTTGCCAAATACAATGGTAGCGTTTTTACCTATAATTGTAGTGTTAGGGCTTAATTTCATATTATCAAAGATGGTTTATCCTCATATGGATTTATCTTACTTGGAAGCGGATAGATATAGTACTACAGCTAAAGCGGTGATAGGTAATTGGTCTTTAATCGCATCATTGGTAAGTGGTATTTTGGTAACTATCGTATTTAATTTAAAGAGGATTGATTCAGTGCTAAAAACATTAACAACAGGCGTATCTGGTTCGTTTTTGGCTATTTTTAACACTGCATCAGAAACAGGCTATGGCAATGTTATCGCTAGTTTAGCATCATTTGTAATCATTAAAGATGCTCTCATGTCAGTTTCAAGTAATATACTTGTAAATGAAGCTATTTCAGTTTCTGCACTGGCAGGTGTTACGGGTTCTGCATCAGGTGGGCTGTCTATAGCTTTGGGAGTGTTGGGCGAAACATATATGAAAATGGCATCACAGGTAGGTATAGATCCACAGGTATTGCATAGAGTAGCTTCCATAGCATGTGGAGGCTTAGATACATTACCGCATAATGGTGCCGTGATAACGCTATTGGGCATAACAGGTATGACTCATAAAGAATCATATATAGATATTGGCATGTGTACTGTGGTTATACCTACTATTTCTGTTATAACAATTATTTTGTTGTCATCATTAGGAATAGTTTAA
- a CDS encoding DUF3793 family protein gives MLQNTNIEKLFAFHCAPCLAGIKPANLISLSQSFVEELAEYRECFAQKGVFMHMLCNCEQRAQILVYRKKLLEEYLSGAEVTEVLKSFGYHESGCESMLTILAQRMSRRNIPNSCAESFPHEIGLFLGYPPADVLEYIRKEGKTYLFCGYWKVYSEPEKAREIFNQYTECRKLFALQIERGISIYDLVLAA, from the coding sequence ATGTTGCAGAATACTAACATTGAAAAGCTTTTTGCTTTTCATTGTGCGCCCTGTCTTGCGGGAATTAAACCGGCAAATTTAATTTCTTTGTCGCAATCTTTTGTCGAAGAGCTTGCTGAGTATCGTGAATGTTTTGCTCAAAAAGGTGTTTTCATGCACATGCTTTGTAACTGCGAGCAGCGGGCACAGATTCTTGTATACAGAAAAAAATTGTTGGAAGAATACTTATCGGGAGCCGAAGTTACCGAAGTATTAAAGAGTTTCGGGTATCATGAAAGTGGTTGTGAGTCAATGTTAACAATCCTTGCGCAAAGAATGAGTAGGCGTAATATTCCTAACTCTTGTGCAGAATCTTTTCCGCATGAAATCGGTTTGTTTTTAGGTTATCCTCCTGCTGATGTGCTTGAGTATATACGAAAAGAGGGGAAAACCTATTTATTTTGCGGATACTGGAAAGTATATAGCGAGCCTGAAAAAGCTCGGGAGATATTTAATCAATATACTGAATGTAGAAAGCTTTTTGCTCTACAAATAGAACGCGGCATAAGTATCTATGATCTTGTGCTGGCAGCATAG
- a CDS encoding acyl CoA:acetate/3-ketoacid CoA transferase, translating to MVEFCSAKDVANIVTDNSVIATNGFVGIGVAEEILTALENRYLETKSPKNLELYFAAGQGDSKDRGLNHLGYEGLVKRTVGGHWNLVPKLQELALSNKMQSYNFPQGVISHMFRDRAIGLNFTISKVGLKTYCDPRLEGGKLNSISTEDLVELIEIDGEEFLKYKTPKLDFVILRGTYADEVGNISLENEALTIDAYSLAAAGKACNAKVIVQVEDVVEKGTLDPRLVKIPCVMVDYVVKTSDVAKYHCQTFGTLYNPSLCGNTRAVLSKTPPVGLTNRKVCARRAAEFFEDGYTANLGIGMPETVAMVINEEGQGDKINMSVEPGITGGVPLGGLDFGASINPLAIVDQVYQFDFYNGGGLDIAVLGLAQVDKYGNVNVSKFGTRVAGCGGFIDISQNVKKCIFIGTFTAGGLKQKIGDGKLEIIEEGKSKKFIDEVEQVTFSAQYAREIKQEVYYITERAVFTLGDESIKLIEIAPGVDLQRDVLDLMDFRPEIAENLKTMDANLFKEDKIGLIL from the coding sequence ATGGTTGAGTTTTGTTCGGCTAAAGATGTTGCAAATATTGTAACTGATAATAGTGTGATTGCAACAAATGGTTTTGTGGGTATTGGTGTAGCTGAAGAAATTTTAACGGCGTTGGAAAATAGATATTTAGAAACTAAATCTCCTAAAAATCTGGAGTTGTATTTTGCAGCCGGACAAGGGGATTCAAAAGATAGGGGTTTAAATCACTTAGGTTATGAAGGATTGGTAAAAAGGACTGTAGGTGGACACTGGAATTTGGTTCCCAAATTACAGGAATTGGCTTTGAGCAATAAAATGCAATCATATAATTTTCCGCAAGGCGTTATAAGTCATATGTTTAGAGATAGGGCAATAGGTTTGAATTTTACTATTTCTAAAGTGGGATTGAAGACCTATTGTGATCCAAGACTTGAAGGTGGTAAATTAAATTCCATTTCTACAGAAGATTTAGTAGAGTTAATAGAGATAGATGGTGAGGAGTTTTTGAAATATAAAACACCTAAATTAGATTTTGTAATACTTAGAGGAACGTATGCTGATGAAGTTGGCAATATCAGTTTGGAAAATGAAGCACTTACGATAGATGCGTATAGTTTGGCTGCAGCTGGTAAAGCTTGTAATGCTAAAGTTATCGTGCAAGTAGAAGATGTTGTAGAAAAGGGTACTTTAGATCCTAGATTGGTTAAAATTCCATGTGTTATGGTGGATTATGTAGTCAAAACAAGCGATGTAGCTAAATATCACTGTCAAACATTTGGTACATTATATAATCCGTCTCTTTGTGGTAATACAAGAGCTGTTTTGTCCAAAACTCCGCCTGTCGGATTGACTAATAGAAAAGTATGTGCAAGGCGTGCCGCTGAGTTTTTTGAAGATGGATATACTGCTAATTTAGGTATAGGTATGCCCGAAACTGTCGCTATGGTGATAAATGAAGAGGGGCAGGGAGATAAAATAAACATGTCTGTCGAACCGGGTATTACTGGTGGTGTGCCGCTTGGTGGGCTTGATTTTGGTGCATCTATAAATCCATTAGCAATAGTTGATCAAGTTTATCAATTTGATTTTTATAATGGTGGTGGATTGGATATAGCTGTTTTAGGTCTTGCACAAGTGGATAAATATGGAAATGTCAATGTATCTAAATTTGGCACTAGAGTGGCAGGCTGTGGTGGTTTTATAGATATATCGCAAAATGTTAAGAAATGTATATTTATAGGAACTTTCACTGCGGGTGGTTTGAAGCAAAAAATAGGTGATGGTAAATTGGAAATTATAGAAGAGGGCAAATCCAAGAAATTTATCGACGAAGTTGAGCAAGTAACTTTTTCAGCACAATATGCTAGGGAAATAAAGCAAGAAGTGTATTATATAACAGAAAGAGCTGTGTTTACGCTTGGTGATGAGTCTATTAAATTAATTGAAATTGCTCCAGGTGTTGATTTACAACGAGATGTGCTTGATTTAATGGATTTTAGACCGGAAATTGCAGAAAATCTCAAAACTATGGATGCGAATTTATTTAAAGAAGATAAAATCGGATTGATACTATAA